A region of Ornithorhynchus anatinus isolate Pmale09 chromosome 5, mOrnAna1.pri.v4, whole genome shotgun sequence DNA encodes the following proteins:
- the ZBTB32 gene encoding zinc finger and BTB domain-containing protein 32, with amino-acid sequence MPLPTERVPSPAGSERLAWLTSTLWPARGDPRIGVRPRRVSAHRLVLAGAETSRGDGGGGDSGSGPPTSARLLVLASGESVERSGEEAGRLWKDEGPPAAGGGTVLRRRDAETKHLGEYDVTINSHIPCPQRAYSLACRLLVYPIGLWPPDSWHSSGLGSSAASASGPPTPGAARLGSAGRETPGPPPGSALACGGGPGREGAPLRPLRPPRPARPHPCPRCGKKFSLKHQLQTHLRVHTGEKPFACRLCPQRSRDFSAMTKHLRTHGVAPYRCPLCPAGCPSLSAMQAHLRAHPPGQLSPGCTVRCTFLYSSSSSSSPASHGPPPPRSPPPQAPTGNPRPECLPPPSPSEAPTQDPGSDCCDGPQAPEREASETMGDRDRDSSAYPASTPTLSTAIGPE; translated from the exons ATGCCTCTCCCCACGGAGCGGGTCCCCAGCCCCGCGGGCTCGGAGCGGCTGGCGTGGCTGACGTCCACACTGTGGCCCGCGCGGGGGGACCCCCGCATCGGTGTGCGGCCCCGGCGCGTCTCTGCCCACCGGCTAGTCCTGGCGGGGGCGGAGACGTCGCGGGgcgacgggggcggcggggacagCGGGTCCGGCCCTCCGACCTCGGCGCGGCTCCTGGTCCTGGCCTCCGGGGAGAGCGTGGAGCGGAGCGGCGAGGAAGCGGGGCGGCTCTGGAAGGACGAGGGCCCGCCGGCAGCGGGAGGAGGGACCGTCCTGCGGCGGCGGGACGCTGAG actaagcatctgggagagtacgatgtaacaataaatagccacattccctgcccacaacgagcttacagtctagcttgcaGGCTCCTGGTCTACCCCATCGGCCTATGGCCCCCAGACTCCTGGCACAGCTCGggactcggctcctctgccgcttccGCCTCTG gtccCCCGACCCCTGGAGCAGCTCGGCTCGGCTCCGCAGGCCGAGAAACTCCGGGACCGCCgccag GGTCGGCCCTGGCttgcgggggcggccccgggcgggaAGGGGCGCCTCTTCGGCCCCTCCGACCTCCGCGGCCCGCCCGGCCTCACCCCTGCCCGCGATGCGGGAAGAAATTCTCCCTGAAGCACCAGCTGCAGACGCACCTCCGCGTGCACACAG GAGAGAAGCCCTTTGCCTGCCGCCTTTGCCCGCAACGATCCCGGGACTTCTCGGCCATGACCAAGCACCTGCGTACCCACGGGGTGGCTCCGTATCGCTGCCCACTGTGCCCGGCCGGCTGCCCCAGCCTGTCGGCCATGCAGGCCCACCTGAGAGCCCATCCTCCCGGCCAGCTGTCCCCCGGATGCACCGTCCGCTGCAcgttcctctactcctcctcctcctcctcctcccccgcctcccatggccctcctcccccccgcagccctcctccccaggccccgACGGGGAACCCCAGGCCTGAGTgtctccctccgccctccccgagTGAGGCACCCACGCAGGACCCCGGGTCCGACTGCTGTGATGGGCCCCAGGCCCCTGAGCGCGAGGCCTCTGAGAcgatgggggacagagacagggactcCTCTGCTTATCCcgcatctaccccgacgcttagcacAGCTATTGGCCCAGAGTGA
- the UPK1A gene encoding uroplakin-1a, producing the protein MEDEKGSPALVVACLIVGNVVVLLSGLALFAESVWVASDPYRVYPTLGVSGKDDVFAGAWISIFTGFAFFLVGSLGLVALLRRSRPMVLTYLVLMLIVYVFESASSITAHTHRDYMVSDPSLITKEMLTHYGAPSRQGRELTRLWDSIMVEKECCGTLGPLDWVHYTSTFRTSIPEAVFPWPPPCCRRDPNFIPLSEEGCRVGHRDYIFTKGCFEHIGHAIDSYAWGVSWFGFAILMWTLPVLLLTLYHYTTL; encoded by the exons ATGGAAGACGAGAAGGGTTCACCTGCGCTGGTCGTCGCCTGTCTGATAGTGGGGAACGTCGTCGTCCTG CTGTCCGGGCTGGCGCTGTTTGCCGAGTCCGTGTGGGTGGCGTCTGACCCGTACCGCGTGTATCCGACGCTCGGCGTGTCCGGGAAGGACGACGTCTTCGCCGGGGCCTGGATCTCCATCTTCACTGGTTTCGCCTTCTTCCTGGTGGGCAGCCTCGGCCTCGTGGCACTGCTCCGGCGGAGTCGGCCCATGGTCTTGACG TATCTGGTACTGATGCTGATCGTGTACGTGTTTGAAAGCGCCTCATCTATCACCGCACACACCCATCGGGACTAC ATGGTCTCCGACCCGTCGCTCATCACCAAGGAGATGTTGACGCACTATGGCGCCCCCAGCCGCCAGGGCCGGGAACTGACCCGCCTGTGGGACAGCATCatggtggag aaagagtgctgtgggactttggggccTCTGGACTGGGTGCACTATACATCGACATTCCGCACCTCGATCCCTGAGGCGGTGTTCCCCTGGCCGCCTCCCTGCTGCCGAAGGGACCCCAACTTCATCCCGCTCAGCGAGGAGGGCTGCCGCGTCGGCCATCGGGATTATATCTTCACCAAG GGTTGCTTTGAGCACATTGGCCACGCCATCGACAGCTACGCTTGGGGGGTTTCCTGGTTCGGATTTGCGATCCTCATGTGGACC TTGCCTGTCCTCCTGCTGACCCTGTACCATTACACCACCCTCTGA